The Henningerozyma blattae CBS 6284 chromosome 6, complete genome genomic interval aagCGTTGTTGCCTATTTAAAGGATCTTCAAATACTTTCTGTATTAATACTTGTAAGATCTCCGAGTGGGGATTATTCATGGTAATGTGTCTTAAAACGGTAAGGAATCGGCGGCGTgcaaagaagaaaatatttaaaaaaagaaagaaaaaccGAACAAATAAGGTAAAACAATCAAATGAACGTGTTTTTCCGAATCGGTGACAAGTTTTCTGACAAACTTTATTGCCCGAgattaattcattttacatacatacatacatatatatatatatatattaacaTTGTACTACAAGCACTAACATTACAAACAGTTTCGtctctaataaaaaaagaaaaaagcgGCCCGTCGATaatgttgaaaaattatatcgCTAAACAAGTCACTTCCGACGAACTTCGCACACTCATCACGTGCAGCGGCCGTTTTGTTCTTCATAGTGTGAGTAAAGATCCGTATGATAATCTTGCCTTAGAAGATTATTTGTTTCGTCATACCCCTTTGCCAGAGAGTACTAGTGCTACTTCAGTTAAGAATAACCgattatttctttatatcAATAATCCATGTTGTGTCATTGGACgtaatcaattattatggAGAGAAGTCAATGTAAGCCGTGCTATTGCCCAAGGGATCCCACTTGTAAGACGTCTATCCGGAGGCGGCGCCGTAGTGCATGATTGGGGTAATATCAATTACGCGCACGTGACCACGCGTGATGGGTTCACAAGAACAGAATTCACTACTAAACTTGTAAGATGGCTTGTAGAACGTGATCCAACTACACTTTATAGCCGCCTACAAGCTACTGATCGTGGCGATATCACGTTGGACGGCACGCATAAGCTGGGCGGCAGCGCGTTCAAGATCGGAGCACGTGGCCGTGCTTATCATCATGGGACCTTATTAGTCGATTCACAACTAGACCAAATTAAAGGGCTTCTCCAATCCTCCCAGGGCATTCCTGGTGTCACGTGGACAGGTAGCGGCGTGGACAGTGTCCGTGCACACGTGACCAACTTACCTGGCAGCCACAGCGTCACTTCAATTTGGGAAACAATCACGATGGGATTCCAAAGGGACTTTGCCGGATCGGCGAATAATCACGTGCCACCGAATTCGTCATCACACATATCTCAGCACGTGCCCGTATATTCCTGCAATGCCTCTAAGTTGCAAATCGCCGAAGTTCAAGAGACAGCACAGAAATTGCGTAGCGCTGATTGGGTGCACGGCGGCGGGCCGCCGTTCTCGGTTCATTTCGGCCCACCTCAGACCATGCCGGAGCGTAATGTCGCAGTGCGCCACGGCATTATCTGTGCAACCGATATTGTGGGGCTGGCCCTGGGCACGCCATTTGCCGAGTTCT includes:
- the AIM22 gene encoding putative lipoate--protein ligase (similar to Saccharomyces cerevisiae YJL046W; ancestral locus Anc_1.347), whose product is MNVFFRIGDKFSDKLYCPRLIHFTYIHTYIYIYINIVLQALTLQTVSSLIKKEKSGPSIMLKNYIAKQVTSDELRTLITCSGRFVLHSVSKDPYDNLALEDYLFRHTPLPESTSATSVKNNRLFLYINNPCCVIGRNQLLWREVNVSRAIAQGIPLVRRLSGGGAVVHDWGNINYAHVTTRDGFTRTEFTTKLVRWLVERDPTTLYSRLQATDRGDITLDGTHKLGGSAFKIGARGRAYHHGTLLVDSQLDQIKGLLQSSQGIPGVTWTGSGVDSVRAHVTNLPGSHSVTSIWETITMGFQRDFAGSANNHVPPNSSSHISQHVPVYSCNASKLQIAEVQETAQKLRSADWVHGGGPPFSVHFGPPQTMPERNVAVRHGIICATDIVGLALGTPFAEFCRTSRAVHGLGVDSL